AAGACTGAACATCCCTTGCGTTCAAGCCTCCTAACCGTGCTGGAATTCTACCGCGCAAAGCCATCCACTCTGCGAGATCGACGGAATTACTGGTTTCCTAATTGCGAAGAAAATTGCTGATTTGATAGCTTAGGCTTGATAAAAGTGGGCAATTTGTAACTACTTCACCCCAAAGCTTAAACTTGATAGAAATGTGGGCAGTATACCACAAAACTCCCTcaagtttatatatttttcttcaGAATGATAATGCCTCGCCCTTGAAGTTAGGCCATGTTGACTCCTATGCCATGCTGAAATTcatgtaaaataaatatttttttcaaaagctTAATGATCTGAGATAGGATGGAAGATGTACACACTTCGACTAAAAACCATGAAGCCACCATTGAGTGCCTTGACATGACACATCCAATTTAGAGTTACTCCCAAGCTGCCCGAGAGAACACTAATCATTATTAGTACCGTCTATCTAGCTTAAGTAGTTGCTACAGTTAGATTCTTGGCAAGCACTCCATTTGGTCTTTATCCGCTTCAAGTGTCCAAATCATGCATCTTTGTCTCCCTTTTTAAGCCCGCCGTCCCCTCCTTTGCCGAATCAAGAGAAAACCTCTCTCGAGTGTCGTAACTGCTTCTCCTTCCCGCGTCCTCTTCCTCTCGTCCAGCTTCCCGAGCTTGTGCAGGTTATCGCCTTATCGGCCATGGAAGGCCTCATCCCGTTCATCTACAGGGCCGTCGTGCAGTACAGGAAGGAAGGGCAGGTCTCCTTCGGCGACCTCTTGTTCGACGAGCCGTCGCCGACGTCCTACTTCCGCCTCCCGGGGGACTCCGGCCGGTACCAGGTGACGGCGGCGACCGATCTCTTCTCCCGGACGGCTGCGGACTCCGGTTCCGCCGGCGCCATACGGCGGTCTCCGGCGAGGTGCCCgatgcagcgccgccgcgccctagaCCGTGAATCGTGATGACCCCCTGGACTGGGAACCAAGAAAAGAGAAGCAAGCGAAGGCCTGCTCGTAGCAAGCAGTGGAGGTAGTAGCGAGTGCAGATGTGGAGTGTTTATGCAGATGATATGCTGAGCAACTGTGAATATTAGCCTAAGTTGCCGTGTAAGTGTACATAATCTTCCTCTGTTTTAGCTTGTTATTGTGAGCTGCTATGTACTAGTGCATGGGTGCTGGGGCCTCCTAAGGAGGCTTTGCAGCATCCCGCGCTGGATTGGgaattgtgtatcatcatccgTTGGAATAAAATGCCACATGAATGATGGGACGCGTGAACTTTGGTTCAAAAATTCATGCGTTCCAAACTGGTGGTATGCGTACATTTACATTGTTGCCTCACAAGTTCTATGCCTGAGCAAATTCAAAGACCTTGTTTGGATCATGCTAGCAACTAGCAAGAACGTTCCccaaaaaaagaatctcgcatgcatggaggactaaataaagtctatttgtaaatttttttcagaaatgggtgtaacttttcgcgacgaatctaatgacggtaattaatcgatgattggctacagtaatgatacagtaaccattctctaatcacgtggtcaaaggtctcattagattcttcagggttcctagcggaCGGGTTCTAAAATTGATTTTGTGAACTAACTTTATTTAACACCTCTAATCGCGGTCAAAGTGTGTTCTAGAATTCCTAGCACactaaccaaacagggccaaagtATACACGTGGGTGCATACGAAGTAGGAACTCAAAGTTCATCCAGTTTGTTCAAGGCAAATGAGGGGGAAAGAATCCATCCTAGTTATTCAGTAGGATTAGTTCCTGTTCGTCCTATATTGTAAAGGGAGGCTTTATTCGATTCTCTTCGTCAATCGTACTAAGCTTGTAGAATTTCCGTGAAGCTCGGTAATTTCGTTCCAAACTTCCAGTAACTTGTTTTACAAGTATTTGTGGACAAACTTACAAAGTAGCTGGAGGCAtattccctccatcccaaaaaagaaggcaactctCGTTTTTTAAGAGATcaaacaattttaaatttaaacaaatttatattaaaaattataaaaatttgGCTCCAATTTgttaaaaattataaatatttgttaaaaaattataaccaaaataatattattttatataaatttagtttTCATTTAAATTATTTAACTATTCGGGAAGTGAGACGGAGGAGTACACAGAACGGTGATTAGAGAATTGACGTCCTTGGTGTTCCATGTGGGCAACGCCACTGGTTCGAGACGAGCGTGCGATCCAAGAAGAATGGGCCAACAGATCTAACGCAGAAGATGTAACCCACCTCCTCccggcggtttttttatttttttatttttcaatttcgttttttacaaaaatatatttttgttttcgaaatttacagaaatatacctcggccgccccgctgccgggcggcaaggacttttctgcaaaaaatttCACAGAAAATTTGCGCCCGGATCTCTGGAGGACcagtcgcccggcagcggggcggccggccccccaggccgcccCGCAGTGGGGCGGCGGGTCCTGGCCGCCCGCCAGCAGGGTGACCAGCTcccccacccttatataagggttggctggtccccccacccctcatttgcatcactaaaattccagaaatcaagaaaagagagggagagaggcgaagccctgccggattttcgagccggcggctgcaggtaaccaaaattcttctacgctttacaaatagactatgttgtaattatttttgttgacacaGTAATATCATTATTGtgtggccagatatgtcgagcaagcttcgttttcaagttcattatggtgactactatatttctcatgatgcgtatggagtaaatctatcagcttttgaacgcagagagtgcggaatagataaacccttagagaggagttttggttccatacgcaaatgccttcacgagatattcaatgtgaattcAAAGACCCATTTTCTAACccgttcagactgtgacgaattgggcaactgaaggggatttctgggagttgatgcttataacAAATACCGAAGTatggcggacttacatgcaagcagctcttgaccgcgggtggcctcttgcaatgctaatttAGATTCACCAAAAGGCAGCTCATTTTCgtgaagggtcaacaagtacttcatctcatatgaaccaagcagtggaacaagaaaatgaagatcaaaACATACATGTCATAGAACCTGAGCCGCAAAGTATAGCTGATCAGATAGGAGAAAAAtaagatcagaacgtgcatgtcattcaacccGAGCCGCAAtgtttagctgatgagggggagcggatacctaGAATAGTGGAAACTGTAGATAATGAAGACCAggaggctcgaatgatggaagaatgtggggactcatcagacaatgaggactacccgttgctaggtg
The nucleotide sequence above comes from Panicum virgatum strain AP13 chromosome 3K, P.virgatum_v5, whole genome shotgun sequence. Encoded proteins:
- the LOC120698474 gene encoding uncharacterized protein LOC120698474; the encoded protein is MEGLIPFIYRAVVQYRKEGQVSFGDLLFDEPSPTSYFRLPGDSGRYQVTAATDLFSRTAADSGSAGAIRRSPARCPMQRRRALDRES